TGGTAAAGATACTAAAGCAGATATATTATAGTACAGTCAGCATTGTGCAGTAGTGCAATAATGTGTTGCCCTATTTTtggccttttctttttatgaATATACAGGAACATTCGGAATTTCCCATTATGTTTGTAGCACGGTTATACCTAAAATTTGCCTAACACACACTCAAAACAGATTGTGCAAGCATCTTTATTGGATCGCTTGTTGTTAAAGTTAAATGAATTAGCACTACAATTTTAATTTAAATTGCTGTTATCTTTCTACTCTTTGCTTTCCATCGGTCTAATGCGGTTGTTATCAATCGATgggaaaagaaataataAGCTAATTCCCTGCAGGTAGAGGACACGCAAAGTCTATGTAGGATCATGCACCTTCTTGCGAGCGGCTTTCAATGCGAGGAAGCTTTTTTGCGTCTCGATGTGTAGCTAAAGAAGTTTTCCGCGCCtaagaagatgttgagaAAAAGTTGGCAAAAAAAAGGTAGAcgaattcttcaaaagctgATGATCTAGCCGAATACAACGTTCTTTTGAAAAGTGAAGTAGCCAGTATGTGAAAATTAGGATACTTCCTTGTCTAGGCAGAACGGTATTTCAGTGGTTCCCTAAAAGCTTCAGTATTTGTATGCTCAGCAGTCGAGAATATTCAATTTGCACGCGAGAAAGCAACTTACTTGTTTCACTAACTAACGGAAATTTCATTCTAGATATGATTTAACgttttgaaagatgaaatcTTGCTTTTATCACGTATTTGTACACGGATAGCAAAAGCCAAGTGCAACTATCAGCTATCAGCTATCAGCTATCAGCTGTCGTTCCATCTCTACATGATCCTCTGTTTTTCCTTAACTTCATTAGtatctcttccattctGACAGATGTCAATTAAAAAGATATTTGTTTCACTTTCaagcttcatcttttttgtttcttgcCAGTATTTGTTCATTACCTTGTTGCGCCTACCTACTTTCTCATGTCTTGAATTATTTCCTCAAATGGACATATTCAGAATAGGCAAAAACGCATAGGCAAAAAAGCGTAGGCAAAACGCATAGGGATTTTCCGCATTTCCGATCGATCCAAGTCTTTCTTTAGTATCCATCGCTACATCTGGGACTATCACTCAGCTGGCCTTTAATCAAACAAGGAAAAGTATTGGAAATATCAAGGTCAAAAGCCTAAAAGAGAGAcacaaaaaagaaaaggagaaaaaatcGGAAATCCCCAGTAATCGCATTGATGCATACTAAATTTTAGTACCCATATCCtgatatttttctcttgataCGGCCTCTTGAAATTATTCATTGGGACTGCCCAGGGAAAAATAGAGACAGGCCTATCGCATGCTGCAGCTTGtctgaaaaaagaaacatgAGCCTCTTGAAGACAAGTGAAACCCTTATTTCAAccagaaaagaaacaaacgATGGCTCCTAAGATGTCTGAAGAAATGTCTCTTAGTTGttaagaaaaaaaatatatgaCAAAAAGTTAGTCAGCTACCGGTGCATAATTCTCTTTTCTGTCATAGGAGTGCATCTATTCTAAAGGGACAAAAGAATAACTGAGCCTATGATTGGAAATTTCCTTTGCCTCATTTCGCTGTTTGCAGGGTGAATGTCCTTCATCCTGTATGCGAACGATGTGTCGTGGTGTGTTCAATTTTCACTTCCAGATCTATCTTAGTACAGAAACGCTTTGAACAGAaaataaaatcatcatGCTTTCCTTGTAATCCCAAAATGAGCCTCAGGACTAAGCCGTTTATAGATGCTGTATAGTCTCATCGGAATTTTCcacaaaaagaaattaaaAAGATGTTTTCggattctcctttgaaagctagaagaaaaagaaacaagacCCAAGGAAATAGGACGGTATACTATGCCGATAGCATGCCGAAAGCAGTATGTGTTTATGCAGAAAACAATTCGCCTGGTCTATTATGccgtttcttttttggcttctttcttggtgaaAACTTCTTTGAGGTGGAGGAAGTCGTTGATCGTCCAGTATATATAATATCGATGATGCCTGTTGATGTTTTTTTTGGTTATCTTGAATTGCAAAGCAAACGgatttcattttttcttttttaatTAGTAATTCTGCAATTCTTCTACCATCTGGTTGTTTCAAAGCTCATGCTCACTTTTGCTTTATTGAACTCAAGCTGAGAACAATCAGAACAACATCCAAGTTCTTAGAACTTGTaccaatttctttctttttcaaatccaaaaCCACTGGCCTTCACATCATCACGGGAATTTTGTGCTTCTCCATTCACTGCTGATCATATATtatcaatatcttcttgctcttctgcctctatttttttttattttggTGATGAGATCCAAAGTATCAAATAATAAAACAGACCAAGATTTTGACAAACAAAATTCTACACAGGCAAACGAACCAAGTTCTCCCGTAAACAAGACTTTTTCAACGAATGAATATGTCCTGCAGAGCCTCccaaaaggaaaaaaaggTTCTGTTTTTTCTGATCCTCACAACACGTATGCCAATAGGCAAGTATCTACATCTACAACACCAGCCGGATACTTCACTTACACACCTCAAACATTGTTGTATAATCCAATACAACAAGGATACGATGCACCTATTTCTGTTCCCATGttaacttcttctgcaagGATGCCTTCTTACGCTAGATCGACATATGCATATTATCAACCAGCTTACTCTGGCTATGAGCCTCAACTTGGTCCTTTTGTTGCCACTCAGAATTCCATTGCACTTCCTCCCATATTCAATGCATATTCTCAACCTATTCTACCTCCAATTCAGTCTTCATCTTGTAACATTACAAATGAGAATACGAATTCTAACTCGAATACAAATATAATCACGAACGCAAACACGAACGCAAACATGAACGCAAACATGAACGTAAACACAAGCACAAACGCAAGCACAAACTCAAACACAAGCGCAAACGCAAACACAAACGCAAACACAAATACAAGTGTAAATTCAAACACCAACATAAAGTCAGATACAAATACAGATACAAATACAAATATAATTATGAATACCACTAGAGTGCCGAAATTGGTTAGCAATTTGTCGGCACCGGTAATGCTTCCCTCAGCTATGCATCACCGATATTATGTTACCCCCAGGAAAAACAAATCGGAAGCACGGATCGTTATGTCTTCCAAGTCAAGAGGTGAATATACCTCAAGTTTTACTACAGCCACGCAGCATTCGCAATATCAATCATACTCGCCAACTAATTCGCATTTGTCGTATGCATCCAGCTCAAAGTCTCCTGAGAAGATTAATAAAACCGGTAAAAGGTCCAGAAAGGGGTGCCTTACTTGCAGATCACGAAAACGGAAGTGTGATGAAGTCAGACCAATATGCTTTGAATGCAATCGGTTAGGAATCAAATGTGTTTGGATGGCTAGTGGTGCTGAAGGAAAGAAtaaatcaagaagaaatcctCGTGCACTGCGTATAGACGAGGTATATAATCAGGAGTTTGGTGTAAAGATCGTTCGAGGGAAGGTGGATTATAAAATTGAGGATGGCCACGTTGTCAAAGACTCTTTGCCTCCTCAATAAGAACACCAGTTATTAGACGAGAGTGGTTGCATCGTTCATTGGTTTGTTACTCCTTTattgctttttcttttcaatttacTACGCATTATCTTCGGGTTACTATAAAAACGATTACGAAAAATTAATACTGGTAGGCGTAGTACGATAGGATCGAGATATTTCTGCCCATTGTGGCAAGCCATTGATCAAAAATTGAGTAAATAACAACCAATCCGATGACAATAATACGTAGATATAAAAGAAATGATGGCTACATGAGCAAGCAACCAAGTACCCCTCCGCTGTGCAGCTTCCCTGATAGTTATTTTAAGACGCAAAGATGCACAATTCTCTTCGCAAATAATTGGGGCTTTTTCAACTGCAGTCGAAGTTTAAGGTGAAACATCGGTGCGTACAAATAAATGGTGAAGGATTAATGAGAAGGTTTCTAAGTGGGTATCTCGTGATAATTTAATATATTAATGCAGCAGAACGTGACCAGTGAACGGATCTTAGCATTGTATTGGGAACTGTGTGCAGCAGCATGTacatattctttttttcgTGAAGCGCAGGCTCTAATGCCCTGCAGAAgtactttttttttattttaaCCAACAGGAGGAGTAGTAGATATTGATTAAAAAAAACAGTAAAAATAAAATCTGGTCAAAATTGATCGTGCTTCTGTCAAGCATTTCAATGAAGTTGATACAATGTATAGACGGCCTAACGGTATCTTGCTGTGCATAAACGATTGTAGATCAACAGCCTCTTGCGGATTGCGCTGATGTTCTTATGCTTCTGAGAACCTCGGCATTGCATaatattatttttttcgGGAAATTCTGCCAGGGGTAGTCCCAAATAGGGAATCCTACTGACCATCTGCAAAAAGATGATCGCGTCTTCTTACTGAACTGCATTAAAAGCATCAATTATTTCCTGGGGAGTGCGGCCCCTTAGGAGCTCGGCTACCAGCTTGCAGGCTGCATCTAATAGTGGTTTAATGTCCAAAAAGTTTGCCGCCAGAATGAGTGATTGAAGTGTATCCGCATCTACATTCAAAAACTTTCTATCCCATGGGTCGATCGGCGTCTGTCTTAGGTCGCTCTGGTTTTCGTCCTGATCACCATCTTTGTTTTCCAGGTGCAAGCTTTCATCCTCTCCATTTGTTGTGGCAGCCTCGTCATCGTCCAGTCCATCTTTGTAGTGTTCACACCACTCGAGAACCATCTTCAATGTGTCTGGACTGACGTTGTTGACGGGGATTTCCGGTATACTCTCCGGTGTTTCGTTAATCTCTCCTACAGAAGGTGAAGGGGAAGGTGCAGGTGCAAGGTTTTTAAGTAGATTTCGAATGTACCGGGATTTCTCAACCGCTTTTCTATTGGCCGTGAATTTCTCATCTCCGCTGACCAATATAACTCTGGTCTCTGTCATTATTGTCTGTAGTTTATGGCGCAAAGAGGGAACCGATGAGAAGAGCGAGCTACGGTAGTCAAACCAGGTCTATACGCGTCGATTGGTCGGATTCCTCAGTTGAGATCTGCCACgttttaatttttttttttttcatccagaaagaaaaattgcCTCTCAGATCCaaacaagagaaaaaaaatgggaagagaaaaggacGAGAAACAAGGAGttgtctttttttccttctgttCCCATCGTTCTTCACATTATGGTTCAAGATCTCGTTAATAGTGGCACTATTGAAGAGTCTCAGTTGTTAGTGTCAAGACCCGTCTATTTGAGGCCCTATGTGTTGCCTTTTATATTCATCTATCCCTTGTACTCCGACCTGTACCTGCTACACTACGATGATTACTTTGGTGGTAAAGAATGGACTTTCATTTTCACTTTGGGTCTTGTTTCGCTCCATTGTTTGATTTGGTTGTTGCCTCGCTGGAGTTTGAACATTAGCTCTCGTTTCAATTATAGTTCGTGCTCCTCTCTCAAAGATGCTTCATACATATTTGTCGTTGCCAAGCCAAATTTTGGTATCAGTGAGATTTGTACAATAGATAGAATTATCGATCAGGTGTCTTTCAAGtatcagaagagaaagtttATTTGGAGTGATAAGTTGAACAAATTTACTCCTCCTAATTTTTTTGTGGATGATAAAAGCCTCACTATTGGTGATTTGAAGGGACGACGTGGTCTAGGTAGCAATGAGTTGGAGTCTCTATCAAAAAAGTATGGCAAAAATCTTTTTGATATACCTGTTCCAACTTTCTGGGAATTGTTCGTCGAGCATGCTTTGGCTCCGTTCTTCGTCTTTCAGGTGTTCTCTATAGCTTTATGGATGATGGATGATATGTGGTACTTGTCTTTATTCTCCTTGTTCATGCTTGTTACTTTTGAATGTACTACTGTCTACCAGAGAAAATCTACCATGACTGAGTTCCAGAGTATGGGTATTAAGCCATATCAGATTTATGTGTTTAGAGATGAAAAGTGGGCCAAGATCTCTACCCAAGAATTGTTACCCGGTGACGTTGTTTCTGTTGTTCGTACTCCTCAGGAGGATCTTTCTATTCCTTGTGATTTGATCCTTATTTCCGGTTCTTGTATCGTTAATGAAGCTATGCTTTCTGGTGAGTCCACGCCTCTTCTTAAGGAGTGTATTGATACGAGAGAGGCTTCTTCTCAGTTCCAGCCGGACAGCTTGGATAAAAGCTCTTTGCTTCACGGTGGTACGTCTTGTTTGCAAGTTACTTCGGCAGACCATTCGGCCATTTCGTTGGCTCCTGATCATGGCGCCGTTGCCGTGGTTGCTAAAACTGGATTCGAAACAGTTCAAGGTTCTCTTGTCAGAGTCATGATCTTTTCCTCGGAGAGGATGACTGTCGCTAACAAAGAATCTATGTTTTTCATTTTGTTCTTACTTGTCTTTGCCGTTATTGCTGCAAGATACGTGTGGGTTGAAGGTACCAAGATGGGACGTATTCAATCCAAGTTAATTCTTGATTGTATCATTGTTATCACCTCCGTTGTTCCTCCAGAATTGCCTATGGAACTTACTATGGCTGTTAATCAATCATTATCTGCCATCGCTAAGCACTTCATCTACTGTACTGAGCCTTTCAGAATTCCTCTTGCCGGTAGAATTGACGTCTGTTGCTTTGACAAGACCGGTACTTTGActgctgaagaattggtCTTTGAGGGATTGGCTGGCCTTAAAGAGGGTGATATATCTCATCTATCCAGCTGCTCGTCTGCTGAAGTTCCCGAAGCTACTCTAGATGTTATGGGATCAACTCACGCTTTAGTCAGATTAGATTCCGGTGAGGTCGTTGGTGATCCTatggagaaagagacatTGAAGGCTTCTAAATGGACTGTTTCCcaagatttcaagaacACAATACTAGGTCATGACAGGAAGATCCACgtcttgaagagatttcaattttcttcttctttgaagagatcttcGGTTATTGCGAAGGTTGGTGGGAAAGTTATTGCCGGCGTTAAGGGTGCTCCGGAAACCATTGTTGAGAGGTTGTCCGAGGTTCCTGCAGATTATGAGAAGACTTTCAAGTCATTTACTAGATCAGGTTCCAGAGTCTTGGCTTTGGCTTATAAGTATTTGAAATCCGATAAAAACCTTGACAAAGTGGAGAGATCTGATGTGGAATGCGACTTAAAGTTTGCCGGATTTTTGGTGTTTCATTGTCCCATGAAGTCAGATGCCATCGAAACCATAGAGATGTTGAACCAGTCCAGTCATAGAAGTGTCATGATCACCGGTGATAACCCGTTAACTGCCTGTCACGTCGCAAAAGAGGTTGGTATTGTCTCGAAGCCGGTCTTCATTTTGGACAAACCAGAGAAAAGCCGTGGTGATGACGAGTTTGATCTTGAATGGAGAAACGTTGAAGAGACCAAGATTATTGCCTGCTCCTCTCAGAAAGCTCTCGATACCAGCATCTTTGCTAAGCATGATATATGTGTCACTGGCTATGCTCTTAAAAAGTTCCAGAAGCATGCTCAGTTCAAGGAGTTAGTCAGACATGCATTTATTTACTCAAGAGTTTCCCCTTCTCAAAAGGAAATGATTCTCAATACTTATAAATCGATGAACTACAATGCATTGATGTGCGGTGACGGTACTAACGATGTTGGAGCTTTGAAGCAAGCTCAGGTTGGTATTGCTTTGTTGAATGGCACAGAATCTTCCCTTAAAAAAATACAAGAAAACCGCCAGATCGAAGGAGTTACTACAGTTTACAATAAGCAGCGTGAAATCATGGCCAGATGGGGTAGACCTCCTCCCAAAGTTCCTGCTCTCATTGCTCATCTATTCCCACCGGGACCTTTGAATCCAAACTACATATCTGCTCTACAGAAGCACGGTGTGGTAATCACTGGAAAGATCATTCGCAAAGTTGAGATTGCTAATCAGCAGCCAATCGCTGTCGAGAAGCCTACCACCATTTCCAATGGACCACAGTCTAGTGCAGAACTGGCTGAACAGTTGATGTCCGGTATTCAAATgccagaagatgaagaagccCCAGCTTTGAAGCTTGGTGACGCTTCTGTTGCTGCTCCATTCACATCTAAATTGTCGAACGTGAACTCTGTGATCCACGTGATTAGACAAGGAAGATGCGCGTTGGTGTCCACAATTCAGATGTACAAAATCTTAGCTTTGAACTGTCTTATCTCTGCTTACTCGTTGTCTGTGCTTTACTTAGCTGGTATTAAGTTCGGTGATACTCAGGCTACTGTGTCCGGTTTGTTGCTTAGTGTCTGTTTCATATCCATTTCCAAGGGTCAGcctttggagaagttgtcCAAGGAGAGACCACAACCTGGCATATTTAACATGTACATTATGGGTTCCATTCTGGGTCAGTTTGCAATTCACATGATTGCCTTGATATATTTGAACAGGGAGATCTATATTCTAGAACCAAGAGTGCCTCAAATAGATTTGGATAAAGTCTTCGAGCCTTCCTTATTGAACACTGCCATGTTCTTTATCCAATTATCTCAGCAGGTGGCCACTTTTGCCGTGAACTATATTGGTAGACCTTTCAGACAAGGTATTTCTGAGAACAAGGGTATGTACTACGGCATTTTGGGTGTTGTTCTTCTGTGCGTCTCAGGTGCTACAGAGTTCGTTCCCGAATTCAATTCAGCCATGCAGTTTGTTCCTATGACTACAGAATTCAAAATCAAGTTGAACCTTGTTATGCTTTTGGACTTTGTCGTCTCTTGGCTAGTTGaactctttttcaagtttaTGTTCATGGATTACAAGGCTGCTGATATTGCCTTAAGAGACGTTGACGAGATTGCTGCTGACGATGCAAGAGCAGCAAGGAATcaggtgaagaaggacCAATAAGAGATAATGTTTAAGCAACTTGCTTATTTACAAATGATATTTAGTTTTCCATACTTTATTAGATTTTTCAACTGAGAATTTACGTACTTGTAGCAAAAGTCTTTGTTAGAGATCCGATGACTACATAGAATATGGATATAATTCAGAAGAAATTCCAAAACTTTATATGAAGTACTGCTCTGAAGTCTCTCGTAACTTTCATATTATTTGCTTTTTTCTGAATTTTGATTAAAGTCATCAATAATGAACAAATACAAAAACTAAAGTGAATAACAAGGTTGTGGAATTTTCATTAAGTAGAATCATAAAATATAACTTCCTGTAGATTGGTAGCCTGGCCGAGTGGTCTAAGGCGTCAGGTTAAGGTCCTGATCTCTTCGGAGGCGTGGGTTCGAACCCCACGGCTATCAAATTACGTTTgttttttaatttttccTTATACGGGGTGCGCCAGGATCTTTTGCAACTAGTTATGTGTCCAAATCAATTTTATGTCTATTTGTGTTTAACGAGAGCGGCTATAGTGGAACCATGAATAGAGTCTtaaatatatatacatatattcGTTAGCTCGTGAATAACATCAATCCTCTAAAAGATGATTACAGCCCTTATTCCGAATGCTGCTACTTTTAATGTTGGGATAGCTTTGACTTAAAGAATAATCTAGAGAGGGAATTCCTATGCCGTTCATTAATAATGTCAATGAAATCAGCCTAATGTACGAAGCTTGTCTCTATCAATTGAACATATAGTTCAGAAAAGGGTGTGTGTGTATTAAGAATCTATCAACTTAGAAGACAAAAACGATTACGTAATCGTATATGGTAGCCTGGCCGAGTGGTCTAAGGCGTTAGGTTAAGGTCCTAATCTCTTCGGAGGCGTGGGTTCGAACCCCACGGCTATCATTCTTTTTACATATCTCTGTTCCTGCCTGTGGGATGTACTCTTTTGCTTAACATAGGTAAGACGTCAGCCAATAGATCGACTAAAACTTAACTATTAGAAATAATACATAATATCCGTAAATACGGGTGACTTCActcctcatctttttgCGCCTAACTTAGTTCAACTAAACTCACAATATAGTACACCTGCAGTaccatctcttctttttattggACCTGAAATCACTGTTATCATAAGCAGAACCATTTCGCCGACCAGGGACTTCCTTTGCCTGATATACAGCCTGCGTTGGAGCTCTGTCAAAGCCACTGGCCCCCGTATTAGGCAGCCCCTGCGTTGATTGGAGAGTCTTTTGCTGTTGCaattgctgctgttgctgttgttgctgttgctgttgctgctgctgctcttgTTGAACTTCCTTTCCTATGATCTGTCTTacaacatcaacaaatgcatcttcaacattcATACGGTACAAAGCACTTGATTCGTAGAATGGAACCTTATTCCAACGCCGTGAAATCTCAATTCCGTCCTCTGGTGTCAACTCTCGTTCCTTTATGAGGTCACATTTGTTTCCCACTAACACCATAGGGACACTGGTAGTATCTTTGATCCTCAAAATCTGCTCTCTTATGGCCAAAAGTTCCTGTAATGACTGCTTATCTGTCACAGAATACACCAATACAAAACCCTGACCATTCTTGATATAGAGCTCTCTCATGGCAGTGAATTGCGCCACACCTGCTGTGTCcaggatttgaaggttgCACGCTCTTCCATCAACCTCTATCTCCTTGCTGTACGAATCCTCGATAGTAGGATCATAGCTGTCAATGTATATCCCCTGTACAAATTGAACAGTGAGACAAGACTTACCAACACCTCCGGCACCTAAAACAACCAACTTATAATCTAATCCATGTTAGTAAGGGCTAGAGAATACCGACAGTGAACACAGCCTGCTTATTGCCACTCCTTAGTTACTTACCTCTCATAATCTTCCTGATATCCTCTATAAAACGTGAATATAAACGTACAAGCACACGCGCATGCAAATTTAGTCGTCAATCTCTAAAAACAACAAGACTAGACAAGACCCCCCTTTGAAATCAgatcaactcttcttcattcattcTCTAActtttttgaaggtgatcCGTCTTGATCGTCGCGTCGATATAACAGTCAGACTCGAAATATCATCCTACTTCAGGTTTTACTCGTATCCTTTAATAAAAATACAATCTATAATCTAGTAGACGATGTAAATGATGAACACAACTTCTAAGTTCTATGTTCCACTGCTTTTGGCAGCAACTAGTTGTGACCGAGAGTTTCTTTTAAATATTATCATTCTTGATATCGACCTCATCTTCGGTCCCattattttcattctctAACACGCTctcatcattttcatccccatcctcttcattctcGTTATTTTCGGCCTCATCTTTATTCACAGCATTCACGTTCTCGCTCTCTAAAATGTGCTTTCTCGGCCTTCCTCTGCGGCGCTTTAAGTAATTCTCACTTGCGATTGGCTGCTTTTTACCTTCAATCGATAGCAACTCTGCATCACCCTTTTCTGACTCGGAAACTTGCTTTGCTTTCACTTTCACCACATCCTGCTCGTTCTCTTTATTATTTCCATTGACCTTTTCTTCACTAATACCATTTTCAGCCACAGAAGGCGAGGTCTGAGTCACATGAAATTTTCCCTTCATGTTAACCAGAGataatg
The sequence above is a segment of the Brettanomyces nanus chromosome 4, complete sequence genome. Coding sequences within it:
- the RSR1 gene encoding Ras- protein rsr1; amino-acid sequence: MRDYKLVVLGAGGVGKSCLTVQFVQGIYIDSYDPTIEDSYSKEIEVDGRACNLQILDTAGVAQFTAMRELYIKNGQGFVLVYSVTDKQSLQELLAIREQILRIKDTTSVPMVLVGNKCDLIKERELTPEDGIEISRRWNKVPFYESSALYRMNVEDAFVDVVRQIIGKEVQQEQQQQQQQQQQQQQQLQQQKTLQSTQGLPNTGASGFDRAPTQAVYQAKEVPGRRNGSAYDNSDFRSNKKKRWYCRCTIL